A region from the Macaca mulatta isolate MMU2019108-1 chromosome 13, T2T-MMU8v2.0, whole genome shotgun sequence genome encodes:
- the LOC700460 gene encoding LOW QUALITY PROTEIN: baculoviral IAP repeat-containing protein 8 (The sequence of the model RefSeq protein was modified relative to this genomic sequence to represent the inferred CDS: substituted 2 bases at 2 genomic stop codons): MGVCLTLLWRGVPLGQMPTWESSQDPRCSGWSESPAGMFLRAGLSHLRSCLTFRQLPRFRVGESRNDPPLVASRLSRVVWASCPGVEFPEFNKSSKKSIHPSIHPYVADYEVWIITFGMWIYSVNKEQLARAGFYALGEGDKVKCFHCGGRVTDWKPSEDPWEQHAKWHPWYKYLLEQKTXEYINNIHLSYSLEECLVRTVGKTPSLTRKIDTIFHNPMVREAIXMGFSFKDIKKIMEEKIQTSGSNYKSLEFLVADPVKAQKDSTQDESSQTSLQKEISTEEQLRRLQEEKLCKICMDRNIPVIFIPCGHPVTRKQCAEAVDKCPMWYAVITFKQKNFMS; encoded by the exons ATGGGGGTCTGCCTCACACTGCTCTGGCGAGGCGTCCCACTGGGACAAATGCCTACCTGGGAGAGCTCTCAGGATCCGCGTTGCTCGGGCTGGTCGGAGTCCCCTGCAGGGATGTTCCTCAGGGCAGGTTTAAGCCACCTAAGGAGCTGCCTCACCTTCCGCCAATTGCCTCGCTTCCGGGTCGGGGAatcaagaaat GACCCTCCCCTTGTAGCAAGCAGATTGTCGCGGGTAGTTTGGGCCAGCTGTCCTGGCGTGGAATTTCCCGAATTcaacaaatcctccaagaaatccatccatccatccatccatccatacgtGGCAGATTATGAAGTATGGATCATTACTTTTGGGATGTGGATATATTCAGTGAACAAGGAGCAGCTTGCAAGAGCTGGATTTTATGCTTTAGGTGAAGGTGATAAAGTAAAGTGCTTTCACTGTGGAGGGCGGGTAACTGATTGGAAGCCCAGCGAAGACCCTTGGGAACAACATGCTAAATGGCATCCATGGTATAAATATCTGCTAGAACAGAAGACATgagaatatataaacaatattCATTTATCCTATTCACTTGAGGAGTGTCTGGTAAGAACTGTTGGAAAAACACCATCACTAACTAGAAAAATTGATACCATCTTCCATAATCCTATGGTACGAGAAGCTATATGAATGGGGTTCAGTTTCAAggacattaagaaaataatggagGAAAAAATTCAGACATCTGGGAGCAACTATAAATCACTTGAGTTTCTGGTTGCAGATCCAGTGAAGGCTCAGAAAGATAGTACACAAGATGAATCAAGTCAGACTTCATTGCAGAAAGAGATTAGTACTGAAGAGCAGCTAAGGCGCCTGCAAGAGGAGAAGCTTTGCAAAATCTGTATGGATAGAAATATTCCTGTCATTTTTATTCCTTGTGGACATCCAGTCACTCGTAAACAATGTGCTGAAGCGGTTGACAAATGTCCCATGTGGTACGCCGTCATTACGTTCAAGCAAAAAAATTTTATGTCTTAA